ctcacatcccataaagaatagagaaaataaaagggctgtttccagtgccggtttcaaaggaatcagtactgggcccttcactcctggtttacatcattgatttgaaagtaaatgtaggaacatgtggaagaagtttacctgtgacacaaaaatgattgaacacttgatagtgaggaagaaagctggagggaaaacaaggcaaaggattacatgataaatggcaggacaggactagttaggccagagctagattcctgtagaggaagattgcaccagagagagcacagaggggatttaagatcattgacctgaaattgacaatgtttgctcagaggaaagtttggataaactggggctgttttctttggaacagaaaaggctgaggggagaccaaaATGAAATTATGGAAAGCAGCCTGGCTGGCTCAGTCGGCAGAGCATGGGAGTCTTAATCCCAGGgccgtgggttcaagacccacgtagggcgcttcagcttctttaatctgagAACATTGAGCTCAACTGTtttatggacggcacggtagcacagtggctagcactgttgcttcacagtgccagggtcccggggttcaattcccacttgggacactgtctgcgcagagtctacacattctcccagtctctgtatgggttccctcccacaagtcccgatcgacgtgcttgttaggtgaattggatattctgatttctccctctgtgtacctgaataggtgctCGATTGTGGTtccggggatttttacagtaacttcattgcagtgttaatgtaaacctacttgtgataatagtaaagattattctaaaggtataaaattctgggggatcatggtggcacagtggttgtgtgcctgcgtgctggggacgcggggtcgatcctggccctgggtcacagtctgtaaggagtttgcacattctcccattgtgtgcgtgggtttcacccccacaacccaaatatgtgcagggtaggaggcttggcaaaattaaattgcccctcaattggaaaaaaatataaatttatatatttttaaaatttctgaGGGATCTAAATAGATTGGATAGGAAGGTCCGAATCCCTTTGATTAAGGGATACATATAAAAGGAGGCAGAGATTTAGTGAAGgactaggaggtttagagggtggtgaggatctgtgacATGCTGCCTGAAATAATGGGACAAACCCTCATAAcaattaaaaagtatttagatagaCATTTGAATTGATATAACTTAAAAATCTACAGACcacaatctgcagagggcagtagagtggagctgctgattggctgttgtgggggaaatttacatacgtgcattgtggtcactgtaacttgaaggtgtacctgtgcaagagaccctagctgttcaagtgaaggcaagcatccagcagagggcagtagacctTCACTGAGTGAGTGCTTCCTGAGAAGggaagtaatttttttttttaaaaacttactgtagggagtttccagctgaacccagtcggagtgaggactgagtgactgctgggtaagtagtaaagatttaaattgtttgcgcaggcccataacagctgattgctgttttcgtgtggggcgcagtgggtgctggttaagtgttttatttttacctgtatttaagttgggcagtttctaaaccctagacactacacttgtagtgaccccacccttccacctcctttaaactaaggggtagagtgaataacaggtaagcactttctttctttttctttttttatctagaggggatggcagggaaggcagtgcaatgttcctcctgcagaatgtttgaggtgagggatgccgtcagtgtccctgctgatttcatctgggcactcatctccagctcctcagaaaccacgttagggaactggagctggatgaacttcgtattattcgggaggcagaggtggttagagatagaagcttcagggatgtagatactccaaagaataaagatagatgggtgatggtgagaggggctgggaagaagcagtcagtacagggatcccctgtggtcgttccccttagtaacaagtataccgctttggatactgttgggggggggggggggagacgtaccaggggtaagccatggggtagaggtctctggcacagagtctgcccctgttgctcagaagggaaggggggagaggaatagagcattagtcattggagattccatagttagggggatagataggagattctgtgggaacgagagagactcgtgatTTGTGTCGGCTCCCAGGTGGCAGGGTccttgatgtctcggatcgtgttttcgggatccttaagggggagggggagcagccccaagtcgtggtccacataggtaccaacgacataggtaggaaaagggatagggatgtaaggcaggaattcagggagctaggatggaaacttagatctaaggcaaacagagttattatctctgggttgttacccgtgccacgtgcaagcgagacgaggaatagggagagagaggagttgaacacgtggctacaggcatggtgcaggagggagggtttcagatttctggataattggggctcattctggggtcggtgggacctctacaaacgagatggtctacacctggaccagaggggtaccaatatcctggggagaaatttgctaatgttcttcgggagggtttaaactagttcagcaggggattgggaacctgaattgtagctccagtttacaggaggttgagagtagtgaggtcatgagtaaggtttcaaagttgcaggagtgtaccagcaggcaggaagctggtttaaagtgtgtctccttcaatgccaggagcatccggaataaggtgggtgaacttgctgcatgggttggtacctgggacttcgatgttgtggccatttcggagacatggatagagcaggaacaggaatggttgttgcaggtgccggggtttagatatttcagtaagctcagggaaggtggtaaaagagggggaggggtggcattgttagtcaaggacagtattacggtggcagaaacggcgtttgatgaggactcgtctactgaggtagtatgggctgaggttagaaacaggaaaggagaggtcaccctgttaggggttttctataggcctccaaaaagttccagagatgtagaggaaaggattgcaaagatgattctggataggagcgaaagcaacagggtagttgttatgggggactttaactttccaaatattgactagaaacgctatcgttcaagtactttagatgggtcagtttttgtccaatgtgtgcaggagggtttcctgacacagcatgtagataggccaacgagaggcgaggccatattggatttggtactgggtaatgaaccaggacaggtgttagatttggaagtaggtgagcactttggtgatagtgaccacaattcgattacgtttactttagtgctggaaagggataggtatatgccgcagggcaagagttatatctgggggaaaggcaattatgatgcgatgagacaagccTTAGGATGCatgggatggagaggaaaactgcaggggatgggcacaattcaaatgtggagcttgttcaaggaacagctactgcgtgtccttgatatgtatgtacctgtcaggcagggaggaagtggtcaagtgagggaaccgtggtttactaaagcagtcaaaacacttgtcaagaggaaggaggcggcttatgtaaagatgagacatgaaggttcagttagggcgctcgagagttacaagttagctaggaaggacttaaagagagagctaagaagagccaggaggggacatgagaagtctttggcaggtaggatcaaggataaccataaagctttctatagatatgtcaggaataaaagaatgactagggtaagagtagggccagtcaaggacagtagtgggaagttgtgcgtggagtccgaggagataggagaggtgctaaatgaataattttcggcagtattcacacaggaaaaagacaatgttgtcgaggagaatacggagattcaagctactagactagaaagacttgaggttcttaaggaggagatgttaacaattctggaaagtgtgaaaatagataagtcccctgggccggatgggatttatcctaggattctctgggaagctagggaggagattgatgagcctttggctttgatcttcaagtcatctttgtctgcaggaatagtggcagaagattcgtggatagcaaatgttgtccccttgttcaagaaggggagtagagacaaccctggtaacaatagaccagtgagccttacttctgttgagggcaaagtcttggaaaggttttgtgatgaatgatatctgtatacacatgtacctttaatgcgtaggcccctttaagaccgggtttggaaccctgggggactccggctccgcccccaggaagctgtatgtaaggttacgttcagtaggcagcgtgcagtgagcacacttctcggcagctgtctggttttctggtaattaaagcctttgtattatcaaactcctctcctgagtcgtaattgagggtatctcaatttaattaccagattacatcaagatggacagcggtctaaagccatagaagctcaatttggacgctcggtcgccggaagccactgaaatttttaaaaactgctccggtgctttgaggcctgtctgaattcctcagagactgaagttgacggacctcgcaagctgagcttactacatgccctggTGGGCCAcccactatcctccgtgatcgagaaagctacgacgtacgaaacggcagacatttgctctcgccctgctgccagGGCTCTGGGGAAAcgagctcgccaggaactgcgaccataaagaggtgacggcaaaagtccacatgaacttccatattcgtgatgctttcatgtccggtatccgatccacgtacatccggcagtggctcctagaagacggagcgaaggaactccaaggcacggtaacgctcgcctcttccctggaagcggcccaccaaaaTCTCTGCACGTACTCCGCGGAACTTGCgaacccctccagactcggccacgcttcaggcctgcgccgcgtggcgacccgctcacaccggggggccCCCAATgccatttctgtgggcaaggccagcactcacgccagcattgcccggcccgctccgctatctgcggcgaatgcggaaagaaggggcacttcgcaaaggtctgcctggctgggcccaaaggtctCATCggacccagaaatcgaactcccgggaccacaggccccgcaacgcggccgcgcggtggctagacacgcctacttccgacgcaCCGTAggactcgtgcgagtcatggggtggccatcttggcggcagccatcttcaaaactcaaaacatgcgaccgacggcggcggccattttgcaagtccgattcaaccgagggctctgactgcccgcaactaggagcgatcacgctctatCAATCTTGGccaaagcacctgcgaaactcaatgatgcaggttcaaatcaacggccgcgacaccccttgcctttttgactccgggagcacggagagttttatccatccagacacggtaagacgctgctccctgcgcacctaatcccacctcccaaactatcgccctcgcatctgggtctcattcggtccaaatcactgagtattgtttcgcgaacctcgctatccaaggcgccaaatacgcccgttttaaactttatgccctccctcacctctgcgccgccctgctgctcggtctggactttcagtgcagccaccgaagcctgaccctgaagttcggcggacccctgcccatgctcacggtatgtagcctggcgacattcACAGTTGCAACCCCCCCCCTCTTCGCGGacctcacccctgactgtaagcccgtcgccaccaggagtcgacggtacagttcccaagacatgactttcatcaagtcagaggttcagcggctactaaaaggggtcatagaggctagcaacagctcttggagggcacaagtactggtagtccgctccggagaaaaacaatgtatggtggtggactacagccagaccataaaccgcgttacgcaactcgatgcgtacccacttccccgcattgcagaaatggtgaaccaagtcGCCCAGTATCGCGTATTCTCCAcagtcgacctaaaatcggccgatcatcaactccctatccgcccagaggacggcccctatacagccttcgaagcagccggtcggctcttccacttcctcggggtccctcttggtgtcacaaacggagtctccgttttacaaagggcaatggatcaaatggtggaccagtacggcttacgggctacatactcgtacttggacaacgtcaccatctgtggccatgatcagcaggaccatgacgaaaacctgaggaagttcctccagatcgcccgggccctcaatctgacatacaatgaagagaaatgcgtgttccacacaacccagctagccaccctcggctatgtcgtggaaaatggggtccgagGGCCAGACCCCGGCCGCATGCGCCCCctgaaggaacttcccctcccccgtagcctcaaggcactcaaacgttgcctgggctcttttcctattatgcccagtgggtccccagatatgcggacaaagcccgtccactcattaagaccacggtttttcccctgacggctgaggctcagtcagctttcagtcgtatcaaggccaatatcatcaaggccgccatgcacgcggtggacaaaactattcccttccaggtagaaagcgacgcatcagacgtcgctctggctgctaccctcaaccaggcgggcagacctgtagtgttcttctcccgaacgctcaccgcctcggaaattcgacactctgcagtcgggaaggaggcacaagccatagtggaggccgtgcggcactggaggcactaccgagccagtaggaggttcgacctcgtcaccgaccaacggtcggtcgcctttatgttcgataacgtataacggggcaaaataaagaatgataacattctgaggtgcaggatcgaactctccacctacacgtacgatattacatatcatccgggaaagctcaacgagtccccagatgccctgtcccgccacagatgcgccaacgcgcagaaagaccgtccacgggccatccacgatgacctctgccacccgggggtcacccggcttgcccatttcatcaagtcccgcagcctgccttactccaccaaggaggtcaaggccatgaccatggcttgccagatctgtgcgaagTGCAGACCGCACttttatcggccagacaaggctcaccgagtctctgggccctttgagcgattaagcgtggacttcaaagggcccttcccttccaccaaccgcaacagttatttcctcactgtcatcgattaattctcccgcttccccttcgctgtcccccgccccgatatgacctcggcctccgtaatcaaggcactgcacagcatcttcacgctgtttggtttccccgcttatatccacagcgaccggggtacatcgttcatgagcgatgagctgcatcgagATCTGCtaaacaagggcattgcctcgagcagaacgaccagctataacccgcggggaaacgggcaggtgtagagggagaacgtgacagtttggaaggctgttcttctagccctatggtcaagaagtctcccaatcgcctgctggcaggaggtcctacccgatgccctacactccattacactcgctcctctgtatggccacaaacgagacccctcacaaccgtttgtttgtcttccccaggaggtccacctctggggtctcgcttccacgttggctgacgactccggggccagttctactccggaggcacgcgaggagccataagacagatccactggtcgagagggtccaactactacacgcaaaccctcaatacgcctacgtcgagcacctcgatggcaggcaggacaccgtttccctgcgagacctggcacccgctggttcgcccccccttccaccgatgCTCCCCTCCCAGCACCAGCagtcgactccgacagcgcccccccctcccctcccccagccggcgccggcaccaatcaccctagacaccgcggataccccccctgctccaacgcgggaaaaggctcagacaaccgtgctcccggatataccaccaccgaggacgaccgtatctgtcgcaccaccgccggagctgagaaggtcgacacgggcaatcaggccacccaaaagactgaacttttcattccacttcacccccgatgaactatgcattttttttaaacagggggtgattgtgatgaatgatatctgtatacacatgtacctttaatgcgtaggcccctttaagaccgggtttggaaccctgggggactccacctctgcccccaggaagctgtatataaggttatgttcagtaggcagcgtgcagtgagcacacttctcggcagctgtctggttctctggtaattaaagcctttgtattatcaaactcctctccggagtcataattgagggtatctcaggtttataagagattggatgtataatcatctggaaaggaataatttgattagagatagtcaacaaggttttgtgaagggtaggtcgtgcctcacaaaccttattaagttctttgagaaggtgaccaaacaggtggatgagggaaaagcagttgatgtggtatacatggatttcagtaaagcgtttgataaggttccccatggtaggctactgcagaaaatatggtggcatgggattcagggtgatttagcagtttggattagaaatcggctagctggaagaagacaaaggatggtggttggtgggaactcttcagactggagtccagttactagtggtgtaccatcaggatctgttttggggccactgctgtttgtcacttttataaatgacctgtgaagagggcgtagaaggatgggtgagtaaatttgcagatgacactaaagtcggtgtagtTGTGGAccgtacggaaggatgttacaagttacagagggacataggtaacctGCAGCACTgagctgaggggtggcaaatggagtttaatgcagaaaagtgtgaggtgattcattttggaaggaataacaggaagacagagtattgggctaatggtaaaattcttggcagtgtggatgagcagagcgatctcggtgtccatgtacatagatccctgaaagttgccacctaggttgagagggttgttaagaaggcatacggtgtgttagcttttaatggtagagggattgagtttcagagccatgaggtcatgttgcagctgtacaaaactctggggcggccgcatttggagtattgtgtgcaattctggtcgccgcattataggaaggatgtggaagcaatggaaagggtgcagaggagatttaccagaatgttgcctggtatggagggaagatcttatgaggaaaggctgagggacttgaagctgtttccgttagagagaagaaggttaagaggtgacttaattgaggcacacaagatgatcagaggattggatagggtggacagagagagcctttttcttcggatggtgatgtctcacatgaggggacatagctttaaattgaggggagatagatataggacagatgtcagaggtaggttctttactcagagtagtaagggcgtggaatgccctgcctgcaacagtagtggactcgccaatactaagggcattcaaatggtcattggatagacatatggatgataagggaatagtgtagatgggctttagagtggattcacaggtcggcgcaacatcgagggccgaagggcctgtactgcgctgtaatgttctatgttctacgaatACCTACTTTGTAAACACGATGAGCGGAATGaaatgcaacaggaacaacaaacctAACAAAATCCCGGATCGTAACTCTCACTACTAAGAAGGTCAGCAGTTTGCCCAGTTGACCTGCCAAGTATGCTAATTCGGTAATTTCAAAATGTACCTGCAtacataagagtacaacagcaaattatttaacttcccCAATGTGATGTATAATTAGTCTCAAATTTACCCTGGAATGGTCATTTAAAATTTCCCAGTCACTCTGAAATCTTTATCcacggacagaacagacaaaccattttacctcccaatgatattcaggtcctgatgaattgagtgatgatgatgatgtgatgtttggtttgaagttCCCGTGAGTAAATCCTCCTCTTTCTAAAGGAGTTTCCAAAGAAActccactctcaatccaggagagaaattcacaagattCTCTCTTCCGGCTTCCGGGTGAACGACGGCCGCGCATGCGCTCTGCTGCACCTGAGAAAGAGGCGGCCGCGCAGGCGCCCTGTGGCATATCGCCCCCTAAACAGATGACAGCCGTTAACAGGGACCGTTCAGAGAGAAAAACACCGATGCGGCCGCCCCATTCGGTACAAACAACGAACTGTATGAAAAGTGCCGGAACCAATTTAGCACCCTGAGGAACGTAATGAAATAATGGCGGGTAAGACTACCCCCAATGCCGGGCGAGGATGAATACGCCCTATCTTCGTCACTGGAGCCAGGACGCGCCCCGGAAGTCGCCTCTCTGTGTggagcatgcgcggtgctgctccgggctgagcgcagccgcagtgagagtgagtgcggcttccagaggctgaatgagagccgctgcgagcggggacaatggtgagaacccaaaccccccaataagacccattggttttattgtcagtctgcagacaggagctggagaactgaacccaggcagaggagagggagcgagaaaactgggagtggaggaaagaaatgatgcagatggtgagatgggtttggatttcagcccagggaggagggtgagtgtgtgggactgggatttacagctttgggggaacaagagagggaaaattgttccagagaaactagaattgtctgttcagaatttctaccctggattgacaggtgatgtcttttgtaaactccttttacaggatattggaagtggaggattggccgacagaaaactcaaaccaaacatcacatcgaaatctgacagtcactcaattcattgagAGCTCAATATCGTCAGgctttgaatttggaaggagaagtgtttgttctgtttcagcagtgtgactgcaaaagcaccaagacccacccccaatgagagttttccagtccactgactgtggagagagttttaaccagttacacagcctcaaaAAAAGTATCGCATCATTCACGGCAGGGAGACATTAAACGCAtgtttgtgtgtggacaaagcttcaaccgggagagacataaagacccctcaccatggagaaactgtggaaatgtgcggactgtgggaaggcattcagttacccatcacaactggaagttcatcgtcgcagtcacactggggagagaccgttcctctgctccatttgtgggaagggattcacccattcatacaaccttctgacacaccagcgagttcacactgaggaaaggccattcacctgccctgtgtgtgggaagggattcactcggtcatcccacattgtgactcatcaacttgttcacactgataaaagaccgtttacatgtcctgactgtgagaagagttttaaatgtaaaaaggatctgctgacacatcaacgtattcacactggggagagaccgttttcgTGTTCCTTGTGTGGGAaaagattcattcagtcatcccacctgcagacacatcaacttgttcactctgataacaaattttttaactgtcctgactgtgagaagagctttaaaaacaaaaaggatttactaacacaccaatacgctcacactggggagagaccattcacctgctctgtgtgtgggaaaggattcagccgtCCATCTGCCCTACTGagccaccagagaattcacactggggagaggccattcacctgctctgactgtgggaaaggattcattaattcatccaaccttctgatacaccagcaacttcatacaggggatagaccgttcacctgctctgaatgtgggaagggattcacacgttcgtgcaaccttctgacacatcagcaggttcacagcgaggagaggccgttcacttgctcagtgtgtgggaagggattcacacgttcgtacaaccttctgacacatcagcaggttcacagtgaggagaggccgttcacttgctcagtgtgtgggaagggattcagtcagtcatccaacctgctgacacaccagagagttcacagtggggagaggccgttcacttgctccatatgtgggaaggaattttctcatttatcttatcttctgaaacatcatcgagttcacactgggagcggccattcaactgcaatgtctgaggaaaggggtttactcactcatcccacctgttaacacaccagcgagttcacaagcgacTACAAGGTTTAGATTAAAGACTGATTGATGCTGTTAATCATGTCCAGCACTGAATAATGTTCACTCTGACAGTCTTAATCTGCTGATGAGGTTTATTATTCTGAATAAATGTGTTTGAAACGTTgttgcagatttttgtctttcccacctgagtTTTGAACATCACTggtctggagctcagaaaggacaatctgggggaggatcatttggcaggaacagaacttcagcctggacacagtccttcagggtcacactgagaggaaCAAATGacactttggtctttctcatcaCTCTTCACTGTCAGCAAAGTCCC
This portion of the Scyliorhinus torazame isolate Kashiwa2021f chromosome 5, sScyTor2.1, whole genome shotgun sequence genome encodes:
- the LOC140421653 gene encoding uncharacterized protein, whose amino-acid sequence is MEKLWKCADCGKAFSYPSQLEVHRRSHTGERPFLCSICGKGFTHSYNLLTHQRVHTEERPFTCPVCGKGFTRSSHIVTHQLVHTDKRPFTCPDCEKSFKCKKDLLTHQRIHTGERPFSCSLCGKRFIQSSHLQTHQLVHSDNKFFNCPDCEKSFKNKKDLLTHQYAHTGERPFTCSVCGKGFSRPSALLSHQRIHTGERPFTCSDCGKGFINSSNLLIHQQLHTGDRPFTCSECGKGFTRSCNLLTHQQVHSEERPFTCSVCGKGFTRSYNLLTHQQVHSEERPFTCSVCGKGFSQSSNLLTHQRVHSGERPFTCSICGKEFSHLSYLLKHHRVHTGSGHSTAMSEERGLLTHPTC